DNA from Candidatus Cybelea sp.:
AAGTCTTCGGCAAGACGATCGTCAGCGGGCCGAAGAACCAGCGGGTCATCGCGCTCACCTACGACGACGGGCCGAACCCGCCGTATACCGACGAGCTGCTCTCGGTGCTGCGCGACGAGCACGTGCACGCGACGTTTTTCGTGGTCGGGCGCGCTGTCGCGGCCTATCCCGGCGTCGTGCGCCGCGAAGTCGCCGACGGCAACGCGATCGGCAATCATACGTGGAACCACGGCCACCTGCTGCTCTACGGAAGCGACAGCCTTCGCCGGACGCTCGAGCGCACGGATCGCGCGATCTACGCAGCCACCGGCGTGCACACCCGCCTCATGCGGCCGCCGTTTGGCGCGCGCGATTGGCTCGTGCTCGGCGAGGTGCGCCGGCTTGGCTACACGCCGGTGATGTGGTCGGTGCCGCTGGCCAACGACTGGGAGGATCCGCCGGCGCGGGTGATCGCGTCGCGCGTGCTGCGCTACGCGAGCGATGGCGCGATCATCGTTCTGCACGACGGTAATCGGGGAATCATCTGCAGTGATTCGCGCAGCGGACGGCGGCTCTGCGACCGCAGTGCCGACGTCGCGGCAACGCGCCTGATCGTCGATGCGCTCAAGGGCGAGGGCTATCAGTTCGTGACGATCCCGGAGCTTTTGCGCTTACCAGGGCACCGCGTGAAGGCGCTTACGCGTACAGCCTCCCGTGAAGCCGAATGAAGCCGTCGCGATGCAGGTGGGCCGGATCGTGATGCGTCCAATGCAGCACGGGCGGCCGCCCCGGATCGTGCACCAGCTCGCCCGCGACTTCGATGCGGTCGCCGGGCTTCACCGGGCAGCGCGGTGCGATGTCGACGTTGTCGACGACCTCAACCGTGCCGGCGCTGCTCGCGACGTCGAAGGCTTCGTGCATGCAGTGCGTCCGCGAGCCGTAGAAGAAGCGCGGTGCGGAAGAGACCGTTCCCGATATATCGACCCACATCGCCGGCACTATCACGCGCGCGCAGGCGAGCGGCAAGGCCGCGGCGCGCGGTGAGAACGATTCGTACCGCGCGCCTGCGGCTCGTCCCGGTCACGGTCGAGAACGCCGGCATCCTTTGGGAAGTTCTACAGGAGCCCGATCTGCGCGACTATCAGGATCTGCCCAATGTCAACCGCGCGCAGTTTCTGCGAGCCGTCGGTCAGCGCCCGACGCGCTTTGGCCCCGGCACGAGCGGCCGCTTCGAGTGGCTCGTGCACTTCGCCCAAGGCCAGAGCGAGCCGCTCGGCTGGGTGTCGCTGCGCGTTCAGGAAAACGACCGTACGAGCGCGGAGATCGGTTACAGCGTCGTACGCGTCTATCGCGGCCGCGGCATCGCCACCGAAGCGGTCGAAGCACTGATCGACGAAGGTTTCGAACGCGCCAGCCTGCGGCGCATTCGCGCGTATTGTCTACCCGAGAATCGCTCGTCGCGCGCGGTGCTGCGGCGCACCGGCTTCAGCGGCGACGGCACGCTGCCGCGCGGGGCGACGGTGCAAGGCAAACCCGTCGACGTGCTGGCGCACACCCTCGAGCGTGAAGAATGGGCGGCGGCCGTCAAGCCGAGTCGGAGAACCACTCAATCGTAATCCCGGCTTCCTGAAAGCCGGCGTAGCGGCGCTCGAGCGCGCCCTGCAGATAGGCGAGCAGCGGCTCACGCACGACCGCAACCACGATCCGCTCGCGCACCTCGCTCAAAGCCACCCACTCCACCCCAACAACATGATCTTCCACCCCCGCTGTCACCCTGAGCTTGTCGAAGGGCGGCTTGTCGAAGGACTGAAGCTTGTCGAACGACACGTGAAACGCTGCGTTGAGGAAATGGCGCTCGCCGTCGTAACTCTCACTGACGTAAGCTAGTTCGCCGGGGTGCACGCGCAGCTGCGTCTCTTCGTAAAACTCGCGGACGACGGTCTCGACGAGCAGTTCGCCGGGCTGCTGCCGTCCGCCGGGAAGATTCCATAACGGCTGCGGCTGGTTTGGGTAGCGCGACGCGACGAGCAAAATCCGGCCCTCACGGATCGCGATGCCGGTGGCGAGGTGGATCGTCGTCACAGCATCGCCTCGATGACGTCGAGCGTCTTCGCCGCGGTCTGCTCCCAGGTAAACGACGCGGCGCGCGGCGGCCCGCGCCGGCGCAAGCCCTGCGCGAACGGCGCGTCGCCGGTCACCCGCAGGATCGCCGCCGCCAGCTCTTCGGGCGAGCCGGGCGCGACGTAGTAGGCGGCGTCGCCGCCGGCCTCCGGAATCGACGCGGCGTTCGAGGCGACGACCGGCGCGCCGTAACTCATCCCCTCGAGCACCGGCAGCCCGAAGCCTTCGTATCGCGAGGGAAAGGCGAGCAGCGCGCAGGCGCGATAGAGCGCGGCCAGCGTCGCATCGTCGACGTGGCCGAGCTCGACCACCCGAACGCCCGCCGGCACCTCGAACTCACCGTGCAGCTGCGCGGTCGCGACGAGCGTGAGATCGGAACGCTCGCGCCCGACGAGCTCCATCGCGGAAAGCAGTGTGTCGAAGCCCTTGCGCCGTTCGGCCGCGCCCACGTAGAGGGCGAATGGGGCGAGCGCATCGACGTCGAGGGCGACCGGTTCGGCCGGGCGCGGCGGACGGACGCCGAGCGGAATCGGCGTGAGCCGCTCGGGCGCGATGCGAAGCTCGCGCGCGAGTTCGCGCTGCGCAAAGTAGGAATCGGTGATCAGCGCCCGGCAGCGCTGCGCCGCGCTTTCGAAGATTTTCTGCGTCGCCGGCGCGTAATCGGGCACGACGAAGTTCGACGCGTCGTGCAGCGTCGCGGCGGCGGGCAGCGTGAAGTTCGTCCAGCTGCAGCCGTTGAATGGAAACCAGAGCGCGTTTAAGCCGGCGCGCCCGTGGAGCGCACGCGAGACGACGCGATAGCGCCGCGCGTCGACTTCCCGCAAGTAGCGCCCGCGCACCGTCCAGCTATGCCACTCCGGGACGATCAGCGTTACCTCGACGCGCGCGCGCTCGCGCTCCCACCAGACGCGCAGGATCTCGCGCAGGTAGCGGCCGATGCCGCGCCGGTCGCCGGGAAGATTCCACGCGTCGACGCCGAGCCGAATCACGCGACGAGCGAATGAAAGAGCGCCGCGTGCTGCTGCGCGCTGCGATCCCAACTGAACTGCTCGACGCGTTCCAGCCCCGCCGCGCGCAGACGCGCGCGCAGATCGTCGTCGGAGACGATGCGCCGCAGCGCGGCGGCCCAGGCGGCCGCGTCGTCGGGCGGCGCGTAGAGGGCGGCGACGCCCGCGACCTCCGGCAACGAGCTGGCGTGCGAGGCGACGACCGGCGTGCCGCAGGCCATTGCCTCGAGCATCGGCATGCCGAACGTCTCGTGGTACGACGCCATCGCCAGCGCGAGCGCGCCGCGATAAGCGGCGCGCAGGGCTTCGCTGCGATCGGCGAGCAGATCGTCGCCGAGGTTGCCGATGTGCAGCACGCCCGGCAGCTGCGGGGCGCGCGGCCCGGCAACGGCGAGCAGCGGTGCGTCGCTGCCGCTCCAGGCCGCACGATACGCCTCGTAGAGCAAGTCGAAGTTCTTGCGCGGTTCGCCGATCGGATCGCCGATGAAGAGGAGGTAGCGCTGCCCCTGCAGCGCGGCGGGCAGCGGCTGCGGATCGCCTGGTGAGAACGCCGCTTCGACCCCGTGCGGAATGATCTCGATCTGCTCGAGGGGGACGGCGAGCAGCTCGTGCACTTCGTCGCGACCGAAGCGCGAGACGGCGATCACGCGCTCGGCGCGGCGGGCGGAGCGGAGAAACGGCAGCTGGGCGTGCTTGCGGCGCTGCGGGTCGGCGGCGGGGTAGCGGAACGGTACCGCGTCGTGGATCGTGGCGACCGCGGGCTGCGCCGAAGCAAAGAAGGTGCCGTTGGCGGGATGCCACACGAGATCGGCGTCGTGCGGCACGCGCCCGCGGACCTTGAAGTTTTCGTTGCCCAGCACGCGGGCGTACGCCGCACGGCGGCGCGCCGCAAAGAAGCCGTCGGCGAGCAGCGTGAGCGCGAGGTCGTCGCGCAGCACGAGGCGCCGCAGGATCGCACGCGCGTAACGCCCGATGCCGCGCGTATCCTCTGCGATGACGCGCGCGTCGACGGCCAGGCGCAGAGGCGGCATCACGCCCGCTTCGCGTACTCGGCGGAAACTCCGCCGCCGCGCGCGAAGCGCATATCGATGGGTCCGCCGAGCGTCGCCGCGCACTTGATTCTCGGTCCGCGCGAGGAGCCGTTCTTGGGCGCGATGCTCGCGTCGATCGCCGGCGCGGCGGGGATGCTGATCGTCAACGATAACGCGCCGGGGCCTTCACCGCACGCCGAAACGCTCGCTGCAAGCGCGTTTGGACGCCAGGGGCGCATCGTCGTCGACCGCACGCCGTTTACGACCTTCGCGCACGCGCGCAACGTATGTCTGCGCCTGCACGAGCAGCACGACGCGGGCGATTGGATCGCGTTCGTCGACGCCGACGAGGTGCACGGGCCGCAAGTTGCGCGCATCGCGCAACGCCTGGGCGCGGTGCCGGCGGAGTACGACTTCGTCGACGGCTACACGTGGCATTTCTTCGGTTCGTTCGACTACTACACGTCGATCGAGCGGCGGATGATGTTCTTCCGTTTCAAGCCCGAGTTGCGCTGGGAAGGCGCGGTGCACGAGCAGCTGATCGGCTTGAGCGGCAAACGCCTCGCCCTGCCCTACGTGTACGCGCACTACGGGCACACGCTGGCGCCGCGGCGGCACGCGGAAAAGGGCCGCCTGTACTCCTCCCTAGGGGCGCCGGGCGAAGTTCTGGAGGAGGCCGAACTCGATGGGTTCGATGTCGTGCGCTATTTCCGGCCCGTCTACCCGCGGCTGCTCCGATTCAGGGCCGAGCACCCGCCGGCGGCGCGCCCGGTCCTGGATCGCCTGCGGCCCGAATTGCGCGAAAATCACGAGATTACCCGGCAGGTCGTTCGCGGCCAGCCGCTTGCTACTAAAGCCCGGAACCTCATACGCCGATGTAATTATGAGGTACGGTGGCGGGGCCGATTCTTTGAATCGCTTAGTAGACGCCTGGTGGCGTCATAGGCAGCACTACGTTACGGCTGGTTGCATGTATGAATAGTAAAAGATATACTGAGCTTCCAGAGGAGGACCCTCTGGTTCAGTGAACGCGAAATTGCCCCGACTGGGGCCATCCATCGTGCGAAGAGCACGGCTCGAAGAGTGGCTCGGCCGCTTCACCGGCGTGCCCGTGCGCTTTCTAGTAGCGCCCCCTGGATTCGGCAAGACGATGGCGCTGGTCAGCTACATGCGGTACTGCGCCACCAACGGATACTACGCCGTCGTCGGCGCCAAGTTTACCGCCGAAGCCGTCTGGGCCGCCGTCGCCGGCGCGCTCGAAAGCGGTTTAATGCTCGATTCGCACCAAGCCGCGCTCGATGCGCTCGCCAAGCGCGTGCCGATGGAACTCGCGCTGGACTGCTCCGATATTCCCTCGCCCGAAGGGCTCGAGGCGATCACCCGCCTTATCGAAGATTTGCCCGACGGCGCCACGCTGCTGATCGCCTGCCGCTCGCGCGCGGCCTTCCAGGTCGGGCGTTTGGTCGCGCAGGGCATCGCCTCATTGTGCGACGCGGAGCGGCTCGCGTTCGACGCTTCGGGCGTTCGGCATCTCGCCGAAACCTACGGCGTACCCTTTGCGCACTCCGACGTACTGCGCTTGCTCGAGGTCACCGACGGCTGGCCGCACGTCGTCAGCAGCGCGCTGCGCAAGGCCGCCGAAGACAGCTGCAGCCTCGCGCAGGCGTTCGATAACTGGCGCCTGCGCCACGGCCATCTCTTCAACGAATTCATCGCCGATGCGCTCAAGTTCGTCACGGAGAAGGACGCCGATATGGTGTTCAAACTGATGAGCGGATCGTATCTCGAGGATCGCCAGCAGCTCCAAGCGCTCGAAGAGCACGGGCTCTTCGTGGTGCACACCCCCGACGGTTACCGGCCGCTGCGCGCGCTCTCGCGCAGCCGCCTCTACGATCGCTACGGCTGGCGCGTGCAGGCGGCGACGCCGATGCAGGTGCGGCTCTTCGGCTGGTTCCGCGCCGAGATCGATCGCCGGCCGATCGAATGGGTGCGCCGGCGCGATCGTCAGATCTTCAAGTATCTGGCGCTGCAGCCGGGCGGGAGCGTCTCGCGCGCCGAGCTCGGGAAACTCTTTTGGCCCGATGCTGAAAAGCATCTGGTCGCCCAGAGCCTGCGCACGGCGTGTTCCAACATTCGCAAGGCGATCGCGCAGCTCGTCGGTTTCGACCGAGTGGAGGCGTACTTCCGCGCCGGCGAAGATCTCGCGCTCGATCTCGACAACGTGATCGTCGACGTCAATGGCTTCATGGCGCACGCCAACGACGGCGACGAACAGTA
Protein-coding regions in this window:
- a CDS encoding DUF3465 domain-containing protein yields the protein MIVPAMWVDISGTVSSAPRFFYGSRTHCMHEAFDVASSAGTVEVVDNVDIAPRCPVKPGDRIEVAGELVHDPGRPPVLHWTHHDPAHLHRDGFIRLHGRLYA
- a CDS encoding polysaccharide deacetylase family protein; the encoded protein is MSPRRRWIICWIAILAVLGAGAYAAYQVLESPSSQVFGKTIVSGPKNQRVIALTYDDGPNPPYTDELLSVLRDEHVHATFFVVGRAVAAYPGVVRREVADGNAIGNHTWNHGHLLLYGSDSLRRTLERTDRAIYAATGVHTRLMRPPFGARDWLVLGEVRRLGYTPVMWSVPLANDWEDPPARVIASRVLRYASDGAIIVLHDGNRGIICSDSRSGRRLCDRSADVAATRLIVDALKGEGYQFVTIPELLRLPGHRVKALTRTASREAE
- a CDS encoding glycosyltransferase family 1 protein, which produces MPPLRLAVDARVIAEDTRGIGRYARAILRRLVLRDDLALTLLADGFFAARRRAAYARVLGNENFKVRGRVPHDADLVWHPANGTFFASAQPAVATIHDAVPFRYPAADPQRRKHAQLPFLRSARRAERVIAVSRFGRDEVHELLAVPLEQIEIIPHGVEAAFSPGDPQPLPAALQGQRYLLFIGDPIGEPRKNFDLLYEAYRAAWSGSDAPLLAVAGPRAPQLPGVLHIGNLGDDLLADRSEALRAAYRGALALAMASYHETFGMPMLEAMACGTPVVASHASSLPEVAGVAALYAPPDDAAAWAAALRRIVSDDDLRARLRAAGLERVEQFSWDRSAQQHAALFHSLVA
- a CDS encoding GNAT family N-acetyltransferase produces the protein MRTIRTARLRLVPVTVENAGILWEVLQEPDLRDYQDLPNVNRAQFLRAVGQRPTRFGPGTSGRFEWLVHFAQGQSEPLGWVSLRVQENDRTSAEIGYSVVRVYRGRGIATEAVEALIDEGFERASLRRIRAYCLPENRSSRAVLRRTGFSGDGTLPRGATVQGKPVDVLAHTLEREEWAAAVKPSRRTTQS
- a CDS encoding glycosyltransferase family 1 protein, producing MIRLGVDAWNLPGDRRGIGRYLREILRVWWERERARVEVTLIVPEWHSWTVRGRYLREVDARRYRVVSRALHGRAGLNALWFPFNGCSWTNFTLPAAATLHDASNFVVPDYAPATQKIFESAAQRCRALITDSYFAQRELARELRIAPERLTPIPLGVRPPRPAEPVALDVDALAPFALYVGAAERRKGFDTLLSAMELVGRERSDLTLVATAQLHGEFEVPAGVRVVELGHVDDATLAALYRACALLAFPSRYEGFGLPVLEGMSYGAPVVASNAASIPEAGGDAAYYVAPGSPEELAAAILRVTGDAPFAQGLRRRGPPRAASFTWEQTAAKTLDVIEAML
- a CDS encoding BTAD domain-containing putative transcriptional regulator, which codes for MRRARLEEWLGRFTGVPVRFLVAPPGFGKTMALVSYMRYCATNGYYAVVGAKFTAEAVWAAVAGALESGLMLDSHQAALDALAKRVPMELALDCSDIPSPEGLEAITRLIEDLPDGATLLIACRSRAAFQVGRLVAQGIASLCDAERLAFDASGVRHLAETYGVPFAHSDVLRLLEVTDGWPHVVSSALRKAAEDSCSLAQAFDNWRLRHGHLFNEFIADALKFVTEKDADMVFKLMSGSYLEDRQQLQALEEHGLFVVHTPDGYRPLRALSRSRLYDRYGWRVQAATPMQVRLFGWFRAEIDRRPIEWVRRRDRQIFKYLALQPGGSVSRAELGKLFWPDAEKHLVAQSLRTACSNIRKAIAQLVGFDRVEAYFRAGEDLALDLDNVIVDVNGFMAHANDGDEQYDRGEVRAAYAHYRSAGRLYRGNLLLGDVHEVWVGPLATSLEQRHATVLERLSVIAAELEYQPTTETELPIASGS
- a CDS encoding NUDIX domain-containing protein, with the protein product MTTIHLATGIAIREGRILLVASRYPNQPQPLWNLPGGRQQPGELLVETVVREFYEETQLRVHPGELAYVSESYDGERHFLNAAFHVSFDKLQSFDKPPFDKLRVTAGVEDHVVGVEWVALSEVRERIVVAVVREPLLAYLQGALERRYAGFQEAGITIEWFSDSA